Part of the Bacillus sp. THAF10 genome is shown below.
GGAACAGTAAAAGAATATGGTGGAGGCTCTAACCTCTCCAAAACTCAAATTACTGGCACAGAAGTAACAAAAACAGGTACAGCTGACCTCCCTGCTCCTCTTGTAGTTGGGAAAGACATTGTTCCGCCAAACAAAATTATCGATAACGATAAATTAGAATCATTTGATCCAAATGAGGATGGCATTGACTTCTGGGAATCTGTTGAATATATGCGTTTGTCCTTCCCTGATGCGCTTGTAGTTGGACCGCCATATGCTGGTGATGTTCCAATTATTGTTGGCAGCACAACGAATAACGAAATAAATGTTATGGGTGGATTAAATATCGCAAAAGACGATTACAATCCTGAGAAAATCATGCTTGATAATGTTGGAAACAACTTTAAATCCGGCGATCAATTTGATGGCGATGTCGTTGGTATCCTTTCTTACGCAAGTGCAGGCTACCAGCTAGTAACAGATAAGGATACCTTGCCTACTGTTATTCCATCAACGATTGAACCTGAAGTGACTCATATTGCACCTGCAGAAGAAAAATTAACGGTGGCAAATTACAATATTGAAAACTTCTCAAACAACCCAGCAAACACACCAGATGCAAAAGTAGCAAGAATCGCAAAATCATTTGTAGATAATATGAAATCTCCTGATATCATTACGCTTGTTGAGGTTCAGGATAATGATGGCCAGACGAATTCTGGTAATACAGATGCGTCCGAGAGCTATGAGCGCTTAATCTCTGCAATCAAAGCTGCTGGTGGTCCTGACTATAAATGGACAGATGTTGCACCAGAAAACAATTCAAACGGTGGTGCACCAGGCGGAAATATCCGTGTTGGTTACCTATACAACCCTGACCGTGTATCTTTAGTAGATGCAACGAAAGGTACAGCAACTCAAGCGAATGCATGGTCTGAAGAAGGTGCTTTAACACTTAATCCGGGTGTTATTAATCCTGATGCATTCTCTGATACACGTAAACCGATTGCTGCTGAATTTGAATTCCAAGGTGAGCGTGTTGTTGTAATTGGAGCTCATCTAAATTCAAAAGGTGGAGACCAATCTCTATGGGGAGCAAATCAACCTCCTGAATTGGGATCTGAAAGTGAGCGTCTCCAATTAGCACAAGAAATTAACAATTTCATTGATGCTGGTCTTGCAAAGAACCCTGCATTGAATGTGGTTGTAGCTGGAGATATGAATGATTTTGAATTCACACCAGCACTTGAAACACTTAAAGGCGGAGTATTAACGAATATGGTAGATTTAGTTCCTACAAAGGATCGTTTCTCTTATTTCTACCAAGGTAACAACCAAGTTCTAGATCACGTTCTAGTTTCAAATAATTTAGTGTCCTATACTTCTGTTGATATGATTCATATCAATGCGAACTTTACGGAAGACCAAGGCCAGGCATCTGACCATGATCCTGTATTGGTTCAACTGGATTTAACAGGACCAGACCTAACGATCATTCATACCAATGATACGCACTCTGCATTGGATTTGATGCCAAGAACGATTACAGCACTAAAAGAGCTTAAAGCCGTTACTCCAGATTCCCTCGTTCTTCATGCAGGGGATGTATTTGCTGGAACCTTGTATTTCAATGAATTCCAAGGTGAAGCGGATTTAGCCATGATGAAATTAATGAACTTTGACGCAATGACGCTTGGGAACCATGAATTTGACTTAGGTGCTTCAGATGAAGGCCATCAAGCATTGGTTAACTTTATTAAGGGAGCAAATTTCCCATTATTAGGTGCAAACATTGACTTTTCAAAAGACGCAAAATTTGACGGATTATATAGTGACTCTATTGAATCCGCCTATGAAAATGGCAAAATTTATGATGGTATCATCAAAGAAGTAAATGGAGAAAAAGTTGGAATCTTCGGTTTAACAACAGAAGAAACGCACGATATCTCCAGTCCTGGTACTATCGAATTCCAGAACTATCTTGAAGAAGCGGAAAAAGCAGTTGATTATTTAGAAACACAAGGTGTTAATCGCATTATCGCTTTAACACATATCGGATATGACGACAATTCCGCAGTTGATAACGATTTAGTCCTTGCTGAAAAAGTAGAGGGAATTGACGTAATTGTAGGCGGACACAGCCATACAACACTGACAAAACCTGTTGTTGTAGCAAAAGATGCTACTCCAACGATCATCGTTCAAACGGGTAATTCCAACAACAACCTTGGTGTGTTGAACGTGGACTTTGATGAGGATGGGGTTATTACAAAACATGATGGTAAAGTCATTGCCATCACAAGCAAAATTGCCGCTGATCCAGAAGCTGTAGAAGTGCTTGCTCCTTATAAAGCACATGTAGAGGCAGTAGCAAATACAGAAATCGGTGTGACGACATCGAAAACGTTAGAAAACCCTCGTACAGGTGGCGACAATACGAAGCCAAGTGTACGTAGAAATGAAACAATCCTTGGTAACCTAATTACCGACGGAATGCTTACGAAAGCAAAAGATTTCACTGGTAAGAATGTCATCATGGCCCTGCAAAATGGTGGCGGTATCCGTGCGGCAATTAGTGAAGGTCCAATTACAGTTGGAGAAATCATTACAGTTCTTCCATTTGCTAATACATTGGCAACAATGGAGTTGACTGGTGCTGAGCTAAAAGAAGCATTCGAACGAAGCGTAAGCCAATATCCAGGGGAAAATGGTGGTTTCTTACATGTATCCGGAGGGAAAGTAGAATTCGATTCTTCCAAACCTGCTGGAGAACGTATCAGATCCATCAAGTATTTAAATCAAAATGGTCAATATGTGAAAATTAAGAACGGCGAAACATACACGATCGCAACGAATGCATTCACAGCGAAGGGCGGAGATGGATACGACGTCTTTGCGAAAGCTTATGCAGAAGGCCGTGTAACCGATTTAGGTCTATCTGATTGGGAAAACTTCCGCAATCATTTAGCAAGTCTTGGCAGTGAGGGAATCCCGACAGAACTTGAAGGACGTATTACAGATGTAAAAGGTCTATTCGATCTAACGGTGATGCATACAAATGATACTCACTCTGCATTAGAAAACATGCCTAAGACCGTGACAGCTATAAAAGAAATAAGAGCAGAAAACCCGAATGCACTTCTTCTTGACGCAGGAGATGCATTCACTGGAACCCTATATTTCAATGAATTCAAAGGTCAAGCTGAGCTTGCATTAATGAACCTAATGGGCATTGACGCAATGACATTCGGTAACCATGAATTTGATTTAGGTGCTTCATCAGATGGCCATCAACCATTGGCTGACTTTGTGAAGGGTGCGAATTTCCCATTTGTAAGTGCAAACGTTGATTTCTCAAAAGATGCGAAATTTGACGGACTATTCAATGACTCCATTGAAGAAGCTTATGAAAATGGTGAAATTTATAATGGAATCATCAAAGAAGTGAACGGAGAGAAAGTTGGTATCTTCGGTTTAACAACGGAGGAAACAGCAGAAATCTCAAGCCCAGACTCCATTACATTTGAAAACTAT
Proteins encoded:
- a CDS encoding 5'-nucleotidase C-terminal domain-containing protein — its product is MKRRHQRSISIVTLIFLITSLFAPVANTNVKAASVVATDLIISEYIEGGSFNKAIELYNGTGAEVDLSGYTLEHYNNSSSATTGTTTTDKVLSLEGKLANGDTYVISRSDAHADLVAAADKLDESKLVINFNGNDQVVLKKNGQVVDSIGQVGSVADVLKDVSLVRNSDVASGDTTIDDAFDKATEWTDLGKDIFTDIGKHTFGTPEEPTDPEPEPEPVDPTITLAEARQLGAGKTVTIEGIATTNTNLWGGDSFYMQDATAGMFVYNSKASVKPGDKVKLTGELVTYANELEIKPTKQEILSSGNELPAVQVVTKVDESTQGELLKFENVTISNMTKDSYGTATFQAVFEGGESVTVIHDNRTGSNYDELIKHYKEGDKVHLTGIGSIKNDVYHLKTLGLESYDLVNKPAVYATQAQGVVPAGTKVELKSGTEGAEIFYTTDGSAPSKDSTKYTQPIALETGETTIKAIAIAEGTESDVFSFTYKILNTEGIFIHDIQGKGHVSEYDGASVTNITGVVTHVFGTSSFVMQDVENADEDSATSEAIEVYLKNHGVTVGDKVSVNGTVKEYGGGSNLSKTQITGTEVTKTGTADLPAPLVVGKDIVPPNKIIDNDKLESFDPNEDGIDFWESVEYMRLSFPDALVVGPPYAGDVPIIVGSTTNNEINVMGGLNIAKDDYNPEKIMLDNVGNNFKSGDQFDGDVVGILSYASAGYQLVTDKDTLPTVIPSTIEPEVTHIAPAEEKLTVANYNIENFSNNPANTPDAKVARIAKSFVDNMKSPDIITLVEVQDNDGQTNSGNTDASESYERLISAIKAAGGPDYKWTDVAPENNSNGGAPGGNIRVGYLYNPDRVSLVDATKGTATQANAWSEEGALTLNPGVINPDAFSDTRKPIAAEFEFQGERVVVIGAHLNSKGGDQSLWGANQPPELGSESERLQLAQEINNFIDAGLAKNPALNVVVAGDMNDFEFTPALETLKGGVLTNMVDLVPTKDRFSYFYQGNNQVLDHVLVSNNLVSYTSVDMIHINANFTEDQGQASDHDPVLVQLDLTGPDLTIIHTNDTHSALDLMPRTITALKELKAVTPDSLVLHAGDVFAGTLYFNEFQGEADLAMMKLMNFDAMTLGNHEFDLGASDEGHQALVNFIKGANFPLLGANIDFSKDAKFDGLYSDSIESAYENGKIYDGIIKEVNGEKVGIFGLTTEETHDISSPGTIEFQNYLEEAEKAVDYLETQGVNRIIALTHIGYDDNSAVDNDLVLAEKVEGIDVIVGGHSHTTLTKPVVVAKDATPTIIVQTGNSNNNLGVLNVDFDEDGVITKHDGKVIAITSKIAADPEAVEVLAPYKAHVEAVANTEIGVTTSKTLENPRTGGDNTKPSVRRNETILGNLITDGMLTKAKDFTGKNVIMALQNGGGIRAAISEGPITVGEIITVLPFANTLATMELTGAELKEAFERSVSQYPGENGGFLHVSGGKVEFDSSKPAGERIRSIKYLNQNGQYVKIKNGETYTIATNAFTAKGGDGYDVFAKAYAEGRVTDLGLSDWENFRNHLASLGSEGIPTELEGRITDVKGLFDLTVMHTNDTHSALENMPKTVTAIKEIRAENPNALLLDAGDAFTGTLYFNEFKGQAELALMNLMGIDAMTFGNHEFDLGASSDGHQPLADFVKGANFPFVSANVDFSKDAKFDGLFNDSIEEAYENGEIYNGIIKEVNGEKVGIFGLTTEETAEISSPDSITFENYLEEAEKAVAYLESQGINKIIALTHIGYDDNAAVDNDLVLAEEVEGIDVIVGGHSHTALSKPVVVDTDDTPTIIVQTGNANSNLGLLDVRFDENGVVIENEGQLIAVSSKTADPEAVEVLAPFKAQVDAVANEEIGVSTPIELENPRTDGDNTKPSVRKNETILGNLITDGMLAKAKDFTGKNVIMALQNGGGIRAAIDKGPITVGEIIKVLPFANTLATMDLTGAELKAAFERSISQYPGENGGFLHVSGGKIEFDSTKPAGERIVSIKYLDENGQYVEIKDEETYTIATNAFTAKGGDGYDVFAKAYAEGRVTDLGLSDWENFRSHLVSIGSDGIPTEVEGRIIDVSEEPGDGEEPGDGEEPGDGEEPGDGEEPGDGEEPGDGEEPGDGEEPGDGEEPGDGEEPGDGEEPGDGEEPGDGKESDDGEESGEKPGKKPADKDNKLPNTATNTFTILLIGLLLVVAGGVVFFVNRRKAA